One genomic region from Reichenbachiella ulvae encodes:
- a CDS encoding outer membrane protein assembly factor, with amino-acid sequence MHKCGRLLLLLACLISAPSWGQNIPTIKSKDSKSELTIVPLPAIAYNPTSGLLFGLAPSASWYMGEKSNTRISSALGSLIYTTKNQWILTAKSNVFLDGDSWNLLGDWRFFITSQPTYGLGTGPQSGKPIGTGIEYEDGLFSKPISDAQMMEFNFFRFHETLLKRIQDSYFYTGLGYHFDNHNRIEDNLLDVGANPPLYTSHYSYNSVKGISTENYSLSGFSVNALYDSRDNAINPYSGRYAFANIRANYEWLGSAKNSSLLWLEYRDYFSLNKNRPRHMIAVWTYGWFVTSGDVPYMNLPALGWDQFGRSGRAYTQGRFRGEDIVYAEVEYRVPLQRDKERFGAVAFVNTTSASNRLGNIDLFDYLDVGYGVGFRFMISEASRSNLNIDFAFGEYGATGFYFGINEVF; translated from the coding sequence ATGCATAAGTGCGGAAGACTTCTACTTTTATTGGCTTGTTTAATTAGCGCACCATCATGGGGTCAAAACATTCCAACTATTAAGTCAAAAGACAGTAAAAGCGAATTGACCATTGTTCCTCTTCCGGCGATCGCTTACAACCCGACTAGTGGTTTGTTATTTGGTCTCGCGCCCAGTGCCAGCTGGTATATGGGAGAAAAATCCAATACAAGAATTTCTAGTGCTCTGGGTTCCTTGATATATACCACCAAGAATCAATGGATTCTGACAGCAAAAAGTAATGTCTTTTTAGATGGTGATTCCTGGAACTTGCTGGGAGATTGGCGATTTTTTATTACCTCACAACCCACCTATGGTCTGGGTACTGGCCCGCAATCAGGAAAACCCATAGGTACAGGAATAGAATATGAGGATGGGCTTTTTAGTAAACCTATATCCGATGCTCAGATGATGGAGTTCAATTTTTTCAGGTTTCATGAGACGCTACTAAAAAGAATACAAGATTCTTATTTCTATACTGGATTAGGGTATCACTTTGATAATCATAATAGGATAGAAGATAACCTTTTGGATGTAGGAGCCAATCCTCCACTTTACACCAGTCATTATTCTTATAATTCCGTTAAAGGTATTTCTACAGAAAATTACAGCCTTTCAGGTTTTTCGGTCAACGCACTTTATGACAGTCGAGACAATGCTATCAATCCTTACAGTGGACGCTATGCATTTGCTAATATTCGGGCCAATTATGAATGGTTAGGCAGTGCCAAAAATTCTTCTCTGCTATGGTTAGAGTATAGAGATTATTTCAGTTTGAATAAGAATAGACCCAGGCACATGATCGCAGTTTGGACCTATGGCTGGTTCGTAACGTCGGGCGATGTGCCCTACATGAATTTGCCTGCTCTGGGCTGGGATCAGTTCGGTAGGTCTGGCAGAGCATATACCCAAGGTAGATTTAGGGGTGAAGATATTGTGTATGCCGAGGTGGAATACCGTGTGCCCTTGCAAAGGGATAAAGAGCGTTTTGGTGCAGTTGCATTCGTTAATACCACCTCCGCGAGTAATCGACTAGGAAATATTGACTTGTTTGACTATTTGGATGTGGGTTATGGTGTAGGCTTCAGGTTTATGATTAGCGAAGCGTCAAGGTCTAATCTCAACATTGATTTTGCTTTTGGTGAGTATGGAGCTACAGGTTTTTATTTTGGAATCAACGAGGTGTTTTAA
- a CDS encoding GDSL-type esterase/lipase family protein: MTDNLPFPLDRLSLRGKEVICKKGDILKKQFSRVDKFYILLEGTVHFDQSLHSNDKELLAGMSQSLYAPIGMDAFIAPYRNETTARVASDEARLIEWETAVLQAALDEDIQLAIAFFTFLNNHSHKFVEDTSELFANTSAALQSLETETSSDGYLAHMERDEIDKVILLLQSPFFEEFDEKDLAVLAQSMQRREYLVGEVVIKQDEDKKGIFLLESGEVQYSRKNFSLETNKTYKVPFRAISTPGYLISSSSLLGIKSAMTSHVTKEAVILYIPEDNLEKHCKENPQFALSFQKRILWLINNQLRAVRTRLIATQFNEELLVASTLINSNSTKLTVHSPLHAVPVLLENKLTIPKAIELLHETELKGIGPEKNLASLCLDNLHQTQKESNFYRALQDIYSSVAESPDDKPTEEIQLDCIKASRQAFSIPSIYIRGLENMPTEPGCIFIYNHLLNEPYYTLPNQFQITLDSHYLSALVYETYGQHAQRVVRIGKSEEYAHENYYSKLGFISVHTADSDALIETKEQKKIRHNKFYQEIKQTLDAGKNIIISPEGSSHPTEHSPSHFKSGIFRVIQKLDKEPKIVPIVMANFDKRITAYKFACEIQEPFYLSEKMKEYGKDDIKEFLMEYQDRFKSNTRSLTQQIANETSVQFLFEDEIDALIARLDSKQQNEHVAFFGSSTIRLWDTLESDLADKKALNLGFGGSSYQWCLFYFDRLFENFYPKSYVLYGGDNDLSNGQSPEDVLMNFSLLVEKIKQHSPGASVTVISVKPSPSREYLLNKIIATNELLKEYVDENEFMHWIEIYSHMLTADGRPRTDLFVDDMLHLNPKGYKIWKGLVRDQLKD, translated from the coding sequence ATGACCGATAATTTGCCATTTCCTTTGGATCGGCTTAGCCTGAGGGGAAAAGAAGTAATCTGTAAAAAAGGCGATATCCTTAAAAAACAATTCAGCAGAGTGGATAAATTCTACATCCTGCTGGAGGGTACCGTACATTTTGACCAAAGCCTCCATAGCAATGACAAAGAATTGCTGGCAGGAATGAGTCAATCCCTCTATGCGCCTATCGGTATGGATGCTTTCATTGCGCCCTATAGAAATGAAACTACTGCAAGAGTGGCGTCTGATGAAGCTCGATTGATTGAGTGGGAAACGGCTGTATTGCAGGCTGCTCTCGATGAAGATATCCAATTGGCAATTGCCTTCTTCACCTTTCTCAACAATCACTCACACAAATTTGTAGAAGATACTTCCGAACTTTTCGCTAATACCTCGGCTGCCTTGCAGTCATTGGAGACGGAGACTTCATCTGATGGATATCTGGCTCATATGGAGCGAGATGAAATCGATAAGGTGATTCTATTGCTGCAGTCTCCCTTTTTCGAAGAGTTCGACGAAAAGGATCTGGCTGTACTCGCACAGTCCATGCAGCGTAGAGAATATCTCGTGGGAGAAGTAGTCATCAAGCAGGATGAAGACAAAAAGGGAATTTTTCTACTGGAGTCTGGCGAAGTGCAGTACTCTCGTAAGAATTTCAGTTTAGAAACCAATAAGACTTATAAGGTTCCATTTAGAGCAATATCTACGCCGGGCTATCTGATCAGTTCATCTAGTTTGCTGGGCATCAAGAGTGCCATGACTTCTCATGTCACTAAAGAAGCGGTGATCCTTTATATTCCAGAAGACAATCTGGAAAAGCACTGTAAAGAGAACCCGCAGTTTGCTCTTAGTTTTCAAAAGCGAATTCTTTGGTTGATCAATAACCAATTGCGAGCGGTTCGGACGCGCTTGATCGCTACGCAGTTCAATGAGGAACTACTGGTAGCCAGTACGTTGATCAATAGCAACAGCACGAAATTAACTGTGCACTCTCCGTTGCATGCCGTACCGGTATTGTTAGAAAATAAACTGACCATACCTAAGGCAATAGAGCTCCTGCACGAAACGGAATTGAAAGGCATCGGGCCGGAAAAGAATCTGGCTTCCCTTTGTTTGGACAACTTGCATCAGACGCAGAAAGAATCGAATTTTTATCGGGCGCTTCAGGATATCTACAGCAGTGTGGCAGAGAGCCCGGATGACAAACCTACCGAGGAGATTCAGTTGGATTGTATCAAAGCGAGCCGACAGGCTTTCTCTATTCCATCAATTTATATCAGAGGCCTGGAGAATATGCCTACTGAGCCAGGTTGTATTTTTATATACAATCACTTGCTCAATGAGCCCTATTATACCTTGCCTAACCAGTTTCAGATCACACTGGATTCGCACTATCTGAGCGCCCTGGTCTATGAAACTTACGGTCAGCATGCCCAGCGGGTAGTGAGAATAGGTAAGTCGGAGGAATATGCCCATGAAAACTACTATAGTAAGTTGGGTTTCATCAGCGTACACACCGCAGACTCGGATGCTTTGATAGAAACGAAGGAACAGAAGAAAATACGTCACAATAAGTTCTATCAGGAAATCAAGCAAACGCTGGATGCGGGTAAAAATATCATTATCAGTCCAGAAGGTAGCTCTCATCCTACGGAGCACTCGCCTAGCCATTTCAAATCAGGAATCTTCAGAGTAATCCAGAAATTGGACAAGGAGCCGAAAATCGTTCCTATAGTAATGGCCAATTTTGACAAGCGCATTACTGCGTACAAGTTTGCCTGTGAGATTCAGGAGCCATTTTATCTAAGTGAAAAGATGAAGGAATATGGCAAGGATGACATCAAGGAATTCCTAATGGAATATCAAGATCGATTTAAAAGTAATACAAGAAGTTTGACACAACAGATAGCGAACGAAACAAGCGTACAATTTTTATTCGAAGATGAGATCGATGCATTGATTGCTCGATTGGATAGTAAACAGCAAAATGAACATGTGGCCTTTTTTGGTAGTAGTACCATTAGGCTTTGGGATACATTAGAATCAGATCTGGCTGACAAAAAAGCTCTAAATCTGGGCTTTGGTGGCTCTTCATACCAGTGGTGTCTTTTCTATTTTGACAGACTCTTCGAAAACTTCTATCCAAAGTCCTATGTGCTATATGGTGGAGACAATGATCTGAGCAACGGTCAGTCACCGGAAGATGTGCTGATGAATTTTTCTTTGTTAGTCGAAAAAATCAAGCAACATAGTCCAGGTGCAAGTGTGACGGTGATCTCCGTTAAACCTAGCCCAAGTCGAGAATATCTGCTGAATAAGATCATAGCAACCAACGAGCTGCTAAAAGAATACGTGGATGAAAATGAATTCATGCATTGGATAGAAATCTATTCGCATATGCTTACTGCAGATGGCAGGCCGAGAACGGATCTTTTCGTGGATGATATGCTGCACCTAAATCCTAAGGGATATAAGATATGGAAAGGGCTAGTGAGAGATCAGTTGAAGGACTAA
- a CDS encoding porin family protein, protein MKTYLIALLLVITTTIIHGQALESSAYGGYMFSGKAKFYDGEIDVKNGPVWGLTLGYDTGLGTQIQFLYNNTFTVTETIEYGSNINYHKFDLMIQHFHLGVEKSMAYDQLIRPFGSFGMGLTSYNPQSNEFNNQMRFSIGLGGGIKIFPTDRIGFKAQAKLFMPLLFNGAGIYCGTGGCGGGSSFRIPIIHAELSGGVVFRLEKDE, encoded by the coding sequence ATGAAGACCTACCTTATTGCTTTACTATTAGTAATTACTACTACAATAATCCACGGACAAGCACTTGAAAGTTCCGCATATGGGGGATACATGTTTAGCGGAAAAGCTAAATTTTATGATGGAGAAATAGATGTAAAGAATGGACCAGTATGGGGATTGACGTTGGGTTATGACACTGGCTTGGGTACTCAAATCCAATTCTTATATAACAATACATTTACGGTTACTGAAACCATCGAATATGGATCCAATATCAATTATCACAAATTCGATTTGATGATTCAACACTTCCATTTGGGGGTTGAAAAATCTATGGCATACGATCAATTAATTAGACCGTTTGGGTCTTTTGGAATGGGACTTACCAGTTATAACCCACAATCCAATGAGTTCAATAACCAAATGAGGTTCTCAATTGGTCTAGGAGGAGGAATAAAAATCTTTCCAACAGATCGAATAGGGTTTAAAGCACAAGCCAAATTATTCATGCCATTATTATTCAATGGGGCAGGTATTTATTGTGGTACTGGCGGTTGTGGTGGTGGTTCCTCATTCCGGATACCTATCATACATGCGGAACTCAGCGGAGGAGTGGTGTTTAGATTAGAAAAAGATGAATAA